The Ralstonia sp. RRA DNA segment TCAGTAAAGGCGTACAGCTTGGTGTTGTAGATCTCGCTGTCGTAATAGAAATTCTCGGAGATGAACACGCCGCCCGCGCGGTCGTTGCCGATCACGTAGCTGCGCTCGGGGGAGACGTGGCGCAGGTCCGCAGTGCCATCGCTATCGGTGGTGCCGGAAGCGAGCACGCCCACGCCGTCGGTCCAGCTCACGGACGAGCCACTCACCGGCTTACCGCTCTTGCGCTCGGCCGTCCACACCATCATCCCTTGCGAAGTGCCCTTGGTGACGGCCACGGTATCCGACACGAACAGCAGCGTGTGCGCGCGGTACGCACCAATCACCGCTTCCACGATGTACAAACCCGCCGGCAGCTTGCCCACCGGAATCATCACGTTGCCGACGTTCTGCGGCATCCATTCGCTGCTGCTGCCTTCGAGCTTCACGTCCTTGGGCGGCGCGATCGGCTTGGCATCCCAGATCGGGTAGCGGAAGCGGCCCAGCAGCTCGTAGCCCTTGAGCGGCGCGTACTGCGGGTTGTTCGAGAAGCGCGTGGGCGCGGTCATCTGATCGCCCATGCTGAATTGCGGTGCGGTCTCCACGGCCTTGGTGCGCGTGGCGAACGACAGCACGCGCTGCCAGGCACGGCGGGCCTGACGCGTCCAGTTGTCCCACAGATACGCCAGCGTGTTGGCTAGGCCTTCGCCCGTGTAGTTGGCCTTGACGTCGATGCGGTGCAGGTTCTTCTGCGCCTTCAGGAATTCGAGCGGCTGCGGCACGCGATAGACGAGGATGTCTGCACCGCCGTAGCGGGAGAGCTCATCCTTGTACTCACGGCCCGGCGCTTCCAGACGGACCATCGCTTCTTGATCGGTGCCGTAGCTGGCGTCCGACAGCAGGAAGAATGGCTGGCCCTTGAACGGCTCATAGCCACTGCCCGGCACTTCGGCGAAGGTGGGGTTCGGCTTTTCGGGGGCGTCGGCCGCATGAGCATGGCCAACAAACGCCAGCACCGTCAGGCAGACGGTAGCAACGAGATTGAACGAACGGAACGACCACCCGCGGTTGCGCATGAGTTTTTCTACCGTGTCAAAAAGGCCAGACGAAACACGCCGATGAAGTTGGGGTTGCCGCTCTGCGGCTGCCAGCGCGAGTCTTTCCATTGCATCAGTTCAGAAACGGGCACGGCCCGCAGACCGTTGTCGGTGCGGGTGACGGTGCCGGTGTGGTAAGCGATATAGCGATCCATCCAGATCATCAGATGCTGGTCGTCGCCTTGATCGAAGAAGAGCAGATCGCCAGGGAGCGCTTGATTCACGTCCTTGGCAATGAAGCGGCTGTTCTGCTGGATGAGCCCGAGCGCGGAGACATACGCGCCGGTGCTGCCGTCAATGCGTGCCCAACGCTGCGTGAGCGTGCGCTGGGCGGGCGTGAGGTTCAGCTCGGGCGGCAGTTGCCGTGCGGATTCCGCATCGCGCATGCCGTTGGCGCGCAGCCAGCGGGCGTCGTGCGTGCGCAGTGCCTCGCCGGCGGCAAAGCGCACGAGGCCGGCGCAGTCGCGGTGCGTCCAGCGTGGCGTCGGGCCCTGGCGGAGCTGCTCGTTGACGATGCGCACGAACCACGCGCGGAACACGCTTGATTGATCCGGCGTGAGCGCATCAGCGTCCGCCGGTGCGGCATCCGCCCAGCCCGACAAGGCATAGGCAGACGGCGCAAGCAGGCAGGCACCGGCCGCCGCCAACCAACGGCGGCGGTTCAGCGCGGCGGCCTGCGAACGCAGCCTCATTGTGTACTGGTGTTATCAGCGGGAACCGGAGCAGCGGCCTCGGTGGCCGGCGCATCCGCAGGCGCAGTCGACGGAGCCAATGCCGCGGCCGTGTCAGCCGGCGGCGGCGAACCGTCGCCACCAGCAGGCAGACCGCGCCCGCTCGACAGCCAGGTCACCGGCACCCAGCCGCGCGACGATGGCACACCACCATCCAACGCCAGCGACACCGGCGCGTAGCGCGACAGCGCCTTGAGCTTCGGGAACAGGTGCGTCTGCGCGGCGTTCAGGAACACGGCTTCCTGGTCGGCGGGCAGCGCGGCACCGGCTTCGCGGCGAACGAGCGGCGCGAGCGACGCTGGCGTCATCGTCAGCACGATGCGATCGGTCTTGTCGCGCGGCGGGCTGTCGGCTACCGCCGGGAAGCGCTTGGCAAGCACGGCCAATGCGTCATCGACGAGGCGCGCATCGGGCGAGAACACCACCACATCACCCGCAATCGCCAGCGTGACCGGGAAGTAGCGGTCCGATGACAGTTGCGCCGCGAACGGTGCGCCGGCCGACTGTGCCGTGCCGTAGCGCGCGCTCACCGGGCGCTGCCACAGGGTTGCATTGGCGGGGCCTTGCTTGGT contains these protein-coding regions:
- a CDS encoding DUF1175 family protein, which codes for MRLRSQAAALNRRRWLAAAGACLLAPSAYALSGWADAAPADADALTPDQSSVFRAWFVRIVNEQLRQGPTPRWTHRDCAGLVRFAAGEALRTHDARWLRANGMRDAESARQLPPELNLTPAQRTLTQRWARIDGSTGAYVSALGLIQQNSRFIAKDVNQALPGDLLFFDQGDDQHLMIWMDRYIAYHTGTVTRTDNGLRAVPVSELMQWKDSRWQPQSGNPNFIGVFRLAFLTR